Genomic segment of Malus domestica chromosome 15, GDT2T_hap1:
AAGGCTTCTAGGCGGATCTAGGCACCTGGCTAGCCATCTAGGCGAGCTGGCGATTTGTGACATTTtttgcttcaatttttttttttaagaaaatggcTTAGGATTGCAATTCTCTTTCTcttagacaaaaataaataacttcCATTTTACATTTATGATATTAATCAATTGTAAAAAAATTGTTGAATATTTGAATGAACATTTGTTATATGTTTGTTtcccatttttttaatatgttatagtattttataatttatttatcattctattttgcaatttatgtttctttatataattatgtattatttttaaatataaatagacacttattttaaataaaataaaaaaacttccgTGGCCTTAGGCACTAGGCCTCTTAGCTCTAGGCCCTTACGCGCCGTCTGATTACCGCTTAGCGATTTTTCAAACACTACTAAAACACTAATGACAAGTCTCGCGTGCTTGGCAcatgctatatgatttgataataAATAGACGGATGTGGACCAAGGCGCCAAACAAGTTGCGAAGCTTGCGTGGTAAAATGTCAAAAGCTTTTAGTTCAATAACTTCAAAGAAGTGGTAAATTGGATGCCAATTCTACAATTTttccaaaacctttttgtgcataaagtaaaataaatcaaagtttGGGGAGTTATATGTAATTTTAGAAAACGGAAAAGACCAGCTGGACTTAACGTGCACTGGGTCTTTTAATTTAATCGAGTCCGCAGTCTGATCCAATCCGGTTCAGCCTACAAGGAAACCTAGAACCTAACCGTCTCTACCGCCTCTtctgacctctctctctctctctctctctctctcttccacaGCCCAATTCAGATCGCTCTCAGTCTCTCCCAGCCTCCTCCGCCAATTAATTCAGTTTCCGATTCTCCTCCGCCGACGAATTAGGGTTCCGATCGTCTCAGTAACCCGCACTCTCAACTCGAATTGCCTTCTAATCCCCATTTTCCAAAACAGTTTCTTCAATTAGGTTCGATAAATAGTCAATCCCACTAGGTCGAGTGCTGAAATGGCGAGTTCCGAGGATCCAAATGCATCCTCCCCGGCTGAACAGCCGCCAAAGCACTACGGCATCACGAAGCCGATCTTCCTTTCGGGTCCCACCGAGTACGATCTTCAACGAAATGTCGAACTCGAAAAGGTACACGGATGCGTGCATAAATCTGCTTTATGATGTCAAAGATTGGTTATTTTTGGTTGGCTTGATTTGCAAGTTGCTGATTTTATctgttttgtattgattttggtAGTTCTTGATTGATTCGGGGCTTTATGAGAACAAAGACGAGGCTgcgaagagagaagaggttctTGGCCGCATTGATCAGGTATAGATATATAGTTCATTGTTCTATTGTAGGCTGTGAGAAAAATCAGTAATGTGATGATATTGGAAATGACTAAGAATTTTATCGCAATTAGCGGGTTGGTTTAAAGCATTACCAATGTGGTGTTGTTCTGTGCTTACTGTCAGTTGTGTGTAACTGTGACCTAAAGTAAAATAAGTCGGTTCCTTTTGGACTCCTAGCTTATGTTTACCATTGTTGTCGTCATTTATACGCCATGCATTTGAAGTCTTGCATTTCCCTTTGGTTGCATGGTACTTTCGTTCAATGAGGTAATTGGTAATACTGagtttatttttactgtagatTGTGAAAGGCTGGGTGAAGCAATTGACAAGTCGAAGAGGCTACACAGATCAGATGGTGGAGGATGCGAATGCTGTCATTTTTACTTTTGGGTCTTATCGTCTTGGGGTAAATATCAGTTCCAACGATTACTTCTAGTGGTGGTGCACCATcaatttcttttgctttctattATCATTGTTGTAGGTATGTTCTGTTGGAACTTGCAAGTGGATCTACAGTTGCatatttttctctctatttAACTCTGTTTACAAGTTATACCCTCTAACCCATGTTACTGTTATATGGTGGGGGATAATTTCATCATCTGGAGTTTCACGAACAGATTTGGGTTATGATCCAGAATGGTATGCTATCCGTTTCTAGTGATTTGATTTGCTACTCTTATGCTTGGATATGGCAAGCAAGGATCCATGCTTTGCAATGAAAAAACTGGTACATGTCCATTAGCCAAGGATAAGCTGATATTAAAACCAACTGAATGGTTCACATTTATGATGAAACCTGATAAGAATAACAAGCCCTTATTTGGACTTTGTTCTTTGAAACCGATGCCATTGCCATTGGATGTGATCATGCCAACATTTATAACATCTGAGGATCATCAATGCTTCAGTCTATGAGAACAGTTAGTTCCACAACGGTGAACCACTCCTATGTCATCAGTCTTATAACCACTCCTATGTCATCAGTCTTATTGTAGAATTTGCTGCTGTTTTGATTGTTTAGTCAAATTTACCTTAACAAAGGATTGGATGTTGTTCTTACTTTGATTGTTTGGTCCAACTACTGAATCCAGAACTATTTACGCTACTTGTTCCCCGTAGCATTATGGCCATCGTACCTGTATTATAAATGTTATGTTTTTCTGTGACAGGTTCATGGGCCTGGAGCTGACATAGACACTTTGTGTGTTGGGCCATCATATGTGAATCGAGAGGTGATTTATGCACacacattcatatatataatcCCGATTCTTTCTTAATTTGTTCGACCAGAATTGTAACCTGCAGCTCTACCTCACAATTGACTCGTTCTGCAGGAAGATTTCTTTATTATATTGCATGATATCCTGGATGAATTGGAAGAGGTTACCGAACTTCAACCAGTTCCTGATGCTCATGTCCCCGTCATGAAATTCAAGTTCCAGGGAATATCAATAGATCTTTTGTATGCAAGCATATCTCTTTTGGTTGTTCCAGATGTGAGTACAAAACTCATTTTCTTGAAATCTATtgctttttgttctttttatcCATTTCATTGTGTTTCGTGATCATATGACCATATATGAAGAGCCATTTCCAAGCCCATGTAATTTTGTCTTGCTTCCTTCCTCACTTGTTTTGTCAGCTGGGCCATCTAAGGTTCTGGTATTAGTAGTGTGGAAAATTGGTTTACTACTAACATTTGAAGATGCATAAGCTGCTATCATTATAGAGACAACAAATGTGGTCCTGGTGTCCTTTTTGATATTGATGTGGTGTTGGAACATGCTTGTCAACAGGATCTGGATATCTCACATGGATCTGTGCTATATGATGTTGATGAGCAAACTGTTCGAAGTCTGAACGGCTGCAGGGTTGCAGATCAAATTCTTAAACTTGTCCCCAATGTTGAGGTTGATCATGTCTTATCTCTCACCCTGGTTTATTTCTAGGTTGAATTGACTCAACTTGTGACACTCTATTTAACTGTAGCACTTCCGGACGACACTCAGATGTTTGAAGTTTTGGGCTAAAAGACGTGGTGTTTATTCAAATGTAAGTTTGGCAGTGTTCAAAGCTGTTCAGAATCTTCATTGTTATTAACTCATTAATTTTACACTTACGAAATGacatttcctttattttttttctattctgTGTAGGTTACTGGATTCCTTGGTGGTGTGAATTGGGCTATCTTAGTTGCTCGGATATGCCAGCTTTATCCCAATGCAATTCCTAGCATGTTGGTTTCCAGATTTTTCAGAGTGTATACTCAGTGGCGTTGGCCAAATCCTGTAATTCTACGTTCAATTGAAGAGAATGAACTTGGGTTCCATACATGGGACCCTCGTAGAAACCCTCGGGACCGCCTTCATCATATGCCAATAATAACTCCTGCATACCCTTGCATGAACTCTAGTTACAATGTCTCAGTAAGTACTTTACGAGTTATGGCAGAGCAGTTCGACCATGGTAATAGGATATGTCAGGTGAgagcataaatttttttttttctgtgtttGCAGGCTTTATTTCATTATTGACGGGTTTTCCCCTTTGGTTTTATTAAAGGAGATTGAGCTGAATAAGGCCCAGTGGAGTGCTCTCTTTGAACCTTATCTCTTCTTTGAGGCATACAAAAATTATCTACAAGTGGACATAGTTGCAGCTGATGTTGATGACTTGCTAACTTGGAAGGGATGGGTGGAATCCCGGTTTAGACAGCTTACCTTGAAGGTAAACGTTTCTTCCATAGTTGTTTTGAAAGCTTTTATGACTCATTTGTTAGAAAAGATTCACTATATTGAAGGCATTTCGAAGTAATAAATGGCTGATAACTTCCTTATTTTGTACAAGTTGAAGGTTACCATGAAGAAACGTTGTCCCTTTTAGTCCTACCATTTTTGTGGGGATTAATAGGGATATCTTTTCTTCATGAATGAGCTTCAACTTGAACAAAATATGAAAGTTGTCAttcattttttccttcaaaatgcCTTTAATGTAGTGAATAGTCCTATCCAAGCCAATCCTCTCTAATAAATGAGGCCTTATAATGTTTTTCCTGTttacattttgcattttatctcCGTGCAGATAGAGCGAGACACAAAAGGGATGCTGCAGTGCCATCCATATCCTAAGGAATATGTTGACGTAACCAAGCCATGCCCACACTGCGCTTTCTTTATGGGTTTGCAGAGAAAAGAGGGATTGAGAGGTAAAGAAGGTCAGCAATTTGATATACGTGGAACAGTTGATGAGTTCAGGGAAGGAATAAACATGTACATGTTCTGGAAACCCGGGATGGATATATATGTTTCTCATGTTCGCCGGAGGCAGCTTCCTCCCTTTGTTTTCCCTGATGGGTGTAAGCGTCCTCGATTATCGAGGCATGTAAGTCAGCAGGACGAAAGAACCTATGAAGATTCTGCAGGTTGTAGTTCTGGATCTGTGGAAAGACATACCAGGAGGAAAATTGATCATAAAACAGAGGATATGAGGCCAGCTACACTAGAGAAGCAGACGTCTGTTAGTTCACAATTGATGGAGTCTGTGGCCCCAGAAAGTAGTACAGGTGGAGCACCTGATACCAGCTTCAGTAATGGCATTAGATTAGAGTGTCTGGCAACTGGAGATGCAGAAAAGAAATCTGATCATAGATTGTCTGTTGGACAGTTTGAGAGTGAAAAGGAAGTGTTGGAGACGTGAGAATGGTTGATAATATTGCGCATGAATCCAATACTGCAAATGAGTGCACGTCTATGCATGTTCCTGAAATCCCTAGAGTCAGAAATGAGGTCAATCCTTCACAAGAGGATCATGACGTAAAGCCATCTGAACAGTTGGAGAAACCTCTTTCCTTGAAGGAGCTGGTAATTCCATGCGCAGCATCTATCTCAGAGTCCAAGGAAACATGTGAGATGGCGTAAGTAAGGACAGAGTTGGAAATGTGACGTTGGCTGAACTGCAGAATATGGAGGCCAACTCTACTGGGAGACTACTGAATTGGACAGCAGATGCTATTGATGTTGATCAATAACTAGTCAAACCATGTAGTCGGAAGATGGGGGTGGAGAATGCTGATTGTGCATTGAGATGGATCCACTTCTAGCAGTCAGAAAATTGCAAAGTGAGTTACTCTCCATTTTAGAACTCTGGATTAGGAATTGTACCAGATGGAAGTGAGAAAACTGAAAGTTCTTGGAGGAGATGGTGAGAGGGGATATTTGCCGGATGATTCACTTTTGGTATTGCCAGAGTCGCTTGGGAAAAATGGCTCTATAAACGCGAATAGGGTATTTCAAAATGCCTTGTCAGAAGAGGTTATGGTTTTGAACATAAACTCTCTTACACATGTTTTCTGTATGCTTTCCTTTCTTGCACAGACAATGTGCTAACTGGTGCATGTTGTGGTGGCAGGTTCTGCTCCACTATACGTGATTTGTTCCCAGTAACTGTGCTTAATACCTTGCTAGTTTTGTGTACCCTTCATGGCTATCTCGTCTCTTTTCTCCAATACAATTTTAGGAACCTGACAAGTCTTTATCCTTGATCTTGTATTGTAGAGCCAACTGTCACAACCAGGGATACTGTCAATTTGGAAGATGTAGCTAGGGCAGGAATCAGGATCTATGCAGAGGCCAACAGTAAGGCATGCGTTTGAAACTCATATGTTTTTTAACCAAATCATTATATCTTTATACTGGCCGGTTTGGTGGCTCTTTGGTGACTGACAGGTGGTCGATGGTGTAACCTTTCAGCTTTCGCTGATGAATAGGTGGAATCTCACTTTCACAAGTAAAAGAGCTCGCACAAGGGTAAGTGCCATTTTAACTGCTGGATTTCATTACGGTTTCAAGGTGTGACCTGTATGTGATGCCTTTGCAAAGTGGCGGGGGAGTTCCATCCATGCAAAGAACTCCGCATGGTTTGGTGCGTCGGCACAGGATGTTTGGCTTCAAAATGGCCTGCTAAGTTTTAAGCATCATGAATTCATGGAAGAGTACGAGTGTCCTTTGCAGTCGCCAAGAACCCTATTATTTGAGCTGTATAGATTTGCATGGAAGACACTTTAATCGGGGCAAAGAGTTCAGCAAGAGTTGAACTGAGCAGGCTGTGACGGGTTTGCTTTCTTATTATGCCTCTGTATAAACACTAATCAAACTTTTAGTAGTTTGTACATCCCTCCATTGTAAAACAGTTTTTAAGCAATTTACTCTCTCTCACACTAGAAACGAGCTCGTTTCGGTTGCGATATCGAAACATGTTATATCGAAACACTAGAACAAATTGAGCATTTACTCCAAAAGTGTTTACAATGCTTCCCGTCTCTCATGCATAAAGCTATACTGATCTTGAAAGTTGAAAACTAGTTAGAAAATCTATATGGAACCCCTACCGACGCTTTGCGGCCGGCGTATAATCGCGGCTGGATTGCGTCTCAATTATTATATACATTACACACTGTAAACTAAGCTATCGTCCACCTTTTTACTGCGTTTGTAACTAGAAAGGTAGGTGGCAGCGCCGAGGAGGGGAGAAATATCAAAGTCTCTTCCCACCTTTTTCACTTCAAAACCTTCCGAAGGACCATAGCCGCGAAGAATGTGCAGAACTTCCTTCATTGAAGGCCGAGTTGAAGGCAGCGTGCTGGTGCAAATGAGTCCTAGTTTTAGCACGGTAGCCATCTCTTCCAGGTAACACGGTTCTGTTATCTCCTCATCGAGGGCATCAGTTATGGTCTTTCCCTCGCTGTATAGCCGCCACGCCCATTCTGCTAGGCCTGTATGCTCATCTCCGCAGTTGGGTTCTCTCCCGGTTGTTAGTTCCAGGAGTACTACCCCGAAGCTGTAGACATCGATCTTTTCATTGATTTTCGTTGTATAAGAATACTCTGAAAAGCAAAATATCATTCAATGTGTCAAAGTAATGTCCCCGAAATATGAATGCAGCACCAAAATTGAATGCAAAACAGAGAAATTTAGCCACTTATTATTACGatatagtggtattcctctttacttgtaagtgagaggtcttaggttcgattatcgccaaagacgaatttgaaccatattattgataGCCCATTGTGAGTTTAAGCCCACCCCTTccatttagtgtagataatatcatttgttaaaaaaaaaataaaaaaaataacagaCAAACTTAAGCTCTTACCTGGTGCCATGTAGCCGATGGAGCCTGCGATAGCGGACATTGTGTGCTGATCTCCCACCTTGGCCAAGATCTTCGCCAATCCAAAATCCGCTATCCGAGCCTTGAATTCAGAATCCAACAATATATTGCTGGACTTTACATCTCTATGAATTATCGGCGGAAAGCAGTCATGGTGCATGTAGCACAAGCCTTGTGCAGCCCCTATCGCAATCTGCAACCTCGTCGGCCAGTCCAAAACAACATGATGAGCCATGCCCATGCCCTTTGCTAGCCTTCTCCTCTTCCCATGTAGCCACTTATCGAGGCTCTGATTCGCCATGTACTCATACACAAGAAGCTTCGATTTGTCACTTGATATGCAGCACAGCAACTTAACAATGTTGGAATGGCGTATTGTTCCTAGTATCTCAACCTCAGCAACGAATTCTTTCTCAAGCCTCTCATCCAATTTGTTGGTGTTCCAAATCCTCTTCACCGCGACAAATTCACCTGGGCAGTTGGTGCTAACCTGATAAACTTTCCCCGATCCCCCACTTCCAATGAGATTGTTATCGGTCAAATTCGCCAGCAAGCTGAATTGTGTGAGATCCATTCTCTGGAATGAGGTGAGCTTCCATGTTGACAAGTCCTGACAGCACTTTCTCCTACGGTAGTCTCTGGCGATGAAAAAGGTCAGtaaaacaataacaacaaacaCAGCGATCGAAAGGACTAAAATCATGGCAAGCACTTTCGAGGACAGCTTGTGGGATGCACTCATGTTGGTGTAACAACTGGGAAGGTTTAGAATTTGTGTGCTTGCGCATAGATTCGGATTGTTCAAGAAACTGTTTTCAAACGCAAGATTATCGAACACATCTGGGATTTTTCCGGAAAGCTTGTTGGAAGACAAGTTGAGTGAAGTGAGCCTCAAGCGGCCAAACTCAGCTGGGATTTCGCCTGTGAATTGGTTCCCCGACAAGTCCAAGTAAAGCAGGTCCGGCAAAGAACCAATCGCTGCAGGAATGTAGCCCGAAAGCGTGTTTCTCGAGAGATTCAAAGTATTCAGCGATTCCCATGACATGATCTGAGATGGCAAGTCACCGGAAAGTTGATTTCCGTCAAGCAATAGAGTGTTCAGCCGAGAAAGATTAGTTAGTTCAACTGGGATTTTCCCGGAGAACAGATTCCCGCTCGCCTTAAAAACAACCATACGTTCCCAGGATGAAACTTGAACCGGAATGTCACCGGAAAATCTGTTGTTGCTAATTTCCAGCCTGGACAGATTCCAGGCCAACTTGCTGGCGGGAAGCTGACCCGAAAACGAATTGTCACTCAGCATCAAACTCGACAGACTTAGCCCGGTCCAAACTCCGAAGGGGACCTCACCCGAAAATTGGTTGTTGTAGACCTGCAGAGTCCTCAAAGAGTCACAATTTCCAAGCCCTTTCGGCAACACGCCGGTTAGATTGTTAGAGAACGCAACAGCTCCCTGCAAAACTCCTCTGCTGCACAAATGTTCCGGCAGAGAGCCGCTCAGCTGATTCTCTGAGACCTCGAACGCTTCGACCTCCGAGTGAAGGCCTAATTCCGGCGGCAAACTCCCGTTTAACAGGTTCTTAAAAACCCGAAATTCCCTCATCGCCGGAATTAGGCCTAAACTCTGCGGAATCCCACCGGTTAATCGATTCGAATACAGGTTTAAAACAGtcaaattcttcaactttcCAAAATCTTGTGGGATAGAGCCGCTCAAATTGTTCATAGCCAGATCAATCTGAGACAAACTCAAAGCCTCTACGGCTTTTGGAATCTCCCCTGAAAAGTTGTTGTGAAATAAAAACAACTCGCTCAAATTCTTCAACAAAAACAACCCACCTGGAATCTTCCCTTCCAGATTGTTCCTCGCAAGATTCAAGTGCTCGAGGCTCGAAAGACCTGAAAAACTCTCCGGGATCTCTCCGATCAAGTTCGTCTGTGTCATCCACAAGCCTTTCAGATTCTTCAAATTCCCGAACTCCGTTGGGATTCTGGCCGCCGCCAGTTTTCCGTTATAAGGCATTTCGAATATTTCGAGATTTGATAAGTTCCCAATCTCCCTAGGAACACTCCCATCGAACAGGTTCATATAAAGCCTGATTGTCCTCAGCTCCGTCAGCCGTCCGATCGCCGCCGGAATGTCGCCGGAGAAGTTGTTTCCTCCTAGGTCCAAATACTTTAGAGAAGGCGACATCCGGTCGATGTCTGCCGGAATTGGGCCCACAAAGTAGTTCTGCGAGAGGTCAAGAACTTTGAGATTCGAGCAGTTGTAGAGAAAGCTCGGGAACCCGCCTGGAATGTAATTCCAAGAGAGGTCGAGCTCCGTGAGGCTCAAGAGCTCGCAGAGGGTCGCCGGGATTCTCTTCGTTATGTTCATATTGCGGAGGGAGAGTCCCGTGACCGCACCGTTCGTGCAGTTGATCTCCGGCCAGTCACACGGTGAGGATGAGGGGTTCCAGGATTGGATGGACGGTGGATTGCCCCACTGTGCTTTGAGCTTGAGGAGGATTGACTGGTCTGTGGATTGTGAAATTACGATCAAGGGTAGGGAGATGAGGACGAAGAGGAGAAGGGAAAGTCGGAGTGGAGGTGGTGTTTTCGACATTTCATGTGGTTCGTCTGCTCCGGTTGGGATATTTTACCGGGAAACGCGGGAGAAGTAACGGCTGCCATTCAAACTTGGTTGGTTTGGGATTATATGCGTTTCTGATTGTCAAAGTACCACCAAAATTTCTCCAAATTACATTGTGCCACTGAAAGTGATGCAGCCATGGCATTTGTCGTTTTGTCAACTTAGAGGTTTATTTTGACACGCATCAACCGGAGCCAATAAAGCACGAGTTTAGGTAGAAAATCGAGAAAAATAGAACCCGTTGGAATTGTTTTGAAAATGACTAAAGAACgattttaaagaaaatgtttatggattttaAAAGCATATGAAATGCTTTATTTAAGAAGCATCGTTAGTGTTTTTCAGAGttcatttgcatttttattatgattaattCCAATAACATTTAACTAAAAGCACTTACAAATGAGTCCATAATTATTTAATATGTtcttgttttcattttcttatcTCTGTGTTTAAAGAAAATATGGATTGTTTAACAGTATtaagcaataaaaaaataaaaatctaggGGATGCTAATCTATATCCAGTTAGATTTAATTATAATCTAAGACTTTGAGGAATATTCTAATTACAAGTGTTTGGTTGAATATTTTGGTGATCTAAGGCGGTTACTAGTAGATTGTGAAATATAGATTACAAAACTTAAAGTCTAATATTAATGAACTCATGCTAAACTGCCTATGTGGGTTTGTTTGCATGATTGCGgcctttgttttggtgtttttagAAGTGGGTCTTACTAGTCTCTTGGCATGGGAGTGAGCATGTTGTGTGCATGTCAGTAGactttttcatttaaattttatgtattaACCTAAATCATGGTGAAATAAGACATTTAATTTGAAATATATTAGAAATATCGCTTATTTTACATGTTGAAATAAGACATTCATAATTTAGTTTTTGAAAGGAATCGATATATTATTGATAAAAGCAACTGTTTTACAAAGATAAGTTTTGGTAGAGGATATCTCGTACTGcatcaggaggatcctcaaacCATACTAAATAGCTTTTAATTGATAAACCATCCTTATGGTTTGTTTGGAGGCGTTTTTAAAATGTTTGAAAGCATTTTTATTATGTTCTTATTgcaggaagcacttcaagtattttttttttctttcaaaatttacttgcattttcaCTAAggaatgattttaaaaatattttcaatgaaagcttttacaatcattttaaaacactttcaaatgagCTCAGTTGAGCTAATTGGTGAGCCGTTACAAACTCGAGGAATGTAACAAAATTGGACATCCTACAACTTTGAAGCAAGCGTGTGCACATCTTCCACGATCAGAATTTACAGGGAGGAATTAATTTGCCATTTCTGAGAAACTTTTTAGTGTGATGGTCATTAGCTGAGTGGCAATATTCTTTTCAGCCATAATCCCCGAGCTTGCAGAAAGTGATTGAGGGCATATTTGTGAGGGGTGTGCTACACTCcttttacttttcacatactTTAATTCTTGACTATCGGATctaataaattgaagaaaattaaatgataaaaattaataaatagtgtgtgaatatcacacccctatttgTGAATATGTGAAGAACATGGGCCTTTGCTTTATTGTTTTGTTATCAAGCATTTCTAATTAGATTATCCCATTATGTATATtaatttttgtaaattaaagATTTTCAATGTCTTCAttcagtttatttatttttgaacaacgagttagcaataatgtgcaCACTAAAGTAGACGAGGTGAGTTTAACCTCaaaactaacaataatgtgattcaaattctcttaagacctctcaattttaaataccactaaaccataatattatGTGACTgcagtttatgtttttaagtacAAAAGTCAGTAAGAGTACAAATGGCACGAACCAGATAACGGTAGGTGAGCAGAAATTTCGTAGTTGGTAATAATTCGTCTGTATTTATACTAATATCTGTGTATTAAAATCATAATATGGTCTGGTCATTGACTAATATGCCTGTTAGTCAAATCCTAATACTCGCTTTTCAAAAGAACTTCATAAAGGTTAAGGACTTCGCAACTTTTGAACACACTCGTCGGCATTCCAGTAGGCCGCCTATATATGCTACTGTTGCATTCAACAGACAGTCAGTCAGTTGAGTGGGGAAATCAAAGATCCAATCACTTTAACAAGATGGactaaaaacatataaaacttAAAAGCTAAAACTTTTTCGAGTGATACAATAACTGAAATCCGAACTTTTAAGACTGTTAACATGTAAATTAACAGCGTATATCAAGCTAATTATGTACAACATAATAAACAGTGGGTTAGGCGAGTCGGAAGAAAATGAATGTTCTTTTGACGGCTGATAATGTAGTTTTCAGTCGGTTTAGAAAACCAAATCCCCTACCCATACCCATATCCCCGTACCCCCAGAATAGTCTTAAAGAAACAGCGCTTGAACAAAACGGTCGAATTTTTAGCATATACTTTAGAGAAAGAAACATGATGGGCCATGCATCTAGAAGGAATGATGCACTTATTTGGTTGGTGAGGTAAAGAACAAACATCGTGCGCTTCATATACAGGTTTCCTTTATATATAACATTTACATATATTAGTTGGTTGCAGCATGCATCACCTTATGGAATCTCTTGCACTCTAGCTAACATTGTTGTGTCATAGGttgatattgtttttttatgggGAGAATTTAAAATATTAGAATAACCAAAACAATAGTATGCAGAGGTTAATTGACACGTGAAAGTTGAGATGGCAAATCAGAAGAATGTCGTCTAAATTATCGCATTTGATAGCTATaaaagtttttcatttttattaaaatttgtcCCCTATAAGATTTCAACTCAGCACTTTTCCTAACAAAACAGAACTACTAAGTGTTGCTAGACTAGATGATCCTTGTgatgttataaaaaaatttggaatatatTATATATCACGCATGTCTTTAGATCTTAGACTAGAGCACTTGATATGGGTGCCTAATTTTGTACTCGAATTTGCTGTAATGCTTCATGAATAGAAGTCACTACACTGGTGATACCTCAGATAACATTGATAATAGGCACATTGACATGGTGGAAAAAATCGGGTTAATCACatataaaaaaacaagaaattatttacgcaaataaataaactatttaATGCATACACATATAAAA
This window contains:
- the LOC139192156 gene encoding nuclear poly(A) polymerase 4-like isoform X1 codes for the protein MASSEDPNASSPAEQPPKHYGITKPIFLSGPTEYDLQRNVELEKFLIDSGLYENKDEAAKREEVLGRIDQIVKGWVKQLTSRRGYTDQMVEDANAVIFTFGSYRLGVHGPGADIDTLCVGPSYVNREEDFFIILHDILDELEEVTELQPVPDAHVPVMKFKFQGISIDLLYASISLLVVPDDLDISHGSVLYDVDEQTVRSLNGCRVADQILKLVPNVEHFRTTLRCLKFWAKRRGVYSNVTGFLGGVNWAILVARICQLYPNAIPSMLVSRFFRVYTQWRWPNPVILRSIEENELGFHTWDPRRNPRDRLHHMPIITPAYPCMNSSYNVSVSTLRVMAEQFDHGNRICQEIELNKAQWSALFEPYLFFEAYKNYLQVDIVAADVDDLLTWKGWVESRFRQLTLKIERDTKGMLQCHPYPKEYVDVTKPCPHCAFFMGLQRKEGLRGKEGQQFDIRGTVDEFREGINMYMFWKPGMDIYVSHVRRRQLPPFVFPDGCKRPRLSRHVSQQDERTYEDSAGCSSGSVERHTRRKIDHKTEDMRPATLEKQTSVSSQLMESVAPESSTGGAPDTSFSNGIRLECLATGDAEKKSDHRLSVGQFESEKEVLET
- the LOC139192156 gene encoding nuclear poly(A) polymerase 4-like isoform X2: MASSEDPNASSPAEQPPKHYGITKPIFLSGPTEYDLQRNVELEKFLIDSGLYENKDEAAKREEVLGRIDQIVKGWVKQLTSRRGYTDQMVEDANAVIFTFGSYRLGVHGPGADIDTLCVGPSYVNREEDFFIILHDILDELEEVTELQPVPDAHVPVMKFKFQGISIDLLYASISLLVVPDDLDISHGSVLYDVDEQTVRSLNGCRVADQILKLVPNVEHFRTTLRCLKFWAKRRGVYSNVTGFLGGVNWAILVARICQLYPNAIPSMLVSRFFRVYTQWRWPNPVILRSIEENELGFHTWDPRRNPRDRLHHMPIITPAYPCMNSSYNVSVSTLRVMAEQFDHGNRICQIELNKAQWSALFEPYLFFEAYKNYLQVDIVAADVDDLLTWKGWVESRFRQLTLKIERDTKGMLQCHPYPKEYVDVTKPCPHCAFFMGLQRKEGLRGKEGQQFDIRGTVDEFREGINMYMFWKPGMDIYVSHVRRRQLPPFVFPDGCKRPRLSRHVSQQDERTYEDSAGCSSGSVERHTRRKIDHKTEDMRPATLEKQTSVSSQLMESVAPESSTGGAPDTSFSNGIRLECLATGDAEKKSDHRLSVGQFESEKEVLET
- the LOC103441049 gene encoding receptor-like protein kinase HSL1, producing MSKTPPPLRLSLLLFVLISLPLIVISQSTDQSILLKLKAQWGNPPSIQSWNPSSSPCDWPEINCTNGAVTGLSLRNMNITKRIPATLCELLSLTELDLSWNYIPGGFPSFLYNCSNLKVLDLSQNYFVGPIPADIDRMSPSLKYLDLGGNNFSGDIPAAIGRLTELRTIRLYMNLFDGSVPREIGNLSNLEIFEMPYNGKLAAARIPTEFGNLKNLKGLWMTQTNLIGEIPESFSGLSSLEHLNLARNNLEGKIPGGLFLLKNLSELFLFHNNFSGEIPKAVEALSLSQIDLAMNNLSGSIPQDFGKLKNLTVLNLYSNRLTGGIPQSLGLIPAMREFRVFKNLLNGSLPPELGLHSEVEAFEVSENQLSGSLPEHLCSRGVLQGAVAFSNNLTGVLPKGLGNCDSLRTLQVYNNQFSGEVPFGVWTGLSLSSLMLSDNSFSGQLPASKLAWNLSRLEISNNRFSGDIPVQVSSWERMVVFKASGNLFSGKIPVELTNLSRLNTLLLDGNQLSGDLPSQIMSWESLNTLNLSRNTLSGYIPAAIGSLPDLLYLDLSGNQFTGEIPAEFGRLRLTSLNLSSNKLSGKIPDVFDNLAFENSFLNNPNLCASTQILNLPSCYTNMSASHKLSSKVLAMILVLSIAVFVVIVLLTFFIARDYRRRKCCQDLSTWKLTSFQRMDLTQFSLLANLTDNNLIGSGGSGKVYQVSTNCPGEFVAVKRIWNTNKLDERLEKEFVAEVEILGTIRHSNIVKLLCCISSDKSKLLVYEYMANQSLDKWLHGKRRRLAKGMGMAHHVVLDWPTRLQIAIGAAQGLCYMHHDCFPPIIHRDVKSSNILLDSEFKARIADFGLAKILAKVGDQHTMSAIAGSIGYMAPEYSYTTKINEKIDVYSFGVVLLELTTGREPNCGDEHTGLAEWAWRLYSEGKTITDALDEEITEPCYLEEMATVLKLGLICTSTLPSTRPSMKEVLHILRGYGPSEGFEVKKVGRDFDISPLLGAATYLSSYKRSKKVDDSLVYSV